From Zingiber officinale cultivar Zhangliang chromosome 5B, Zo_v1.1, whole genome shotgun sequence, the proteins below share one genomic window:
- the LOC121984412 gene encoding polygalacturonase inhibitor-like, which translates to MDTTLLSSCLILLYVSFLLFCFSVPASAGLCNKDDKRALVAIKAAFNNAYHFASWTNGSACCTWYDVDCDDRGRVVGLSLFRDDFPGTIPDAVGDLPFLTSLMFHHLPNLVGPIPPAIGRLSKLRFLDISWTNVSGPVPNFLASLPSLTGLDLSFNNLSGPIPSALAHAPASLNSIDLSRNKLTGPLPPGIFSNTSGAYLRLSHNGLSGEVPPSYGAVEFLQVDLSRNRFTGDASFLFGRGKGTQQIDLSRNVFEFDLGKVEFPEAELIALDLNHNKIYGSIPKQIAEVENLQLFNVSYNRLCGEIPTGGRLDRFDQYCYLHNKCLCSAPLPPCNKGRDGDWSRWG; encoded by the coding sequence ATGGATACTACTCTACTCTCATCCTGCCTCATTCTCCTCTACGTCTCCTTCTTGCTCTTCTGCTTCTCCGTGCCGGCGTCGGCGGGGCTGTGCAACAAGGACGACAAGCGGGCGCTGGTGGCCATCAAAGCCGCCTTTAACAACGCCTACCACTTCGCCTCCTGGACAAACGGCTCTGCCTGCTGCACCTGGTACGACGTCGATTGTGACGACCGCGGCCGCGTCGTCGGCCTCAGCCTCTTCCGGGACGACTTCCCAGGCACTATCCCCGACGCCGTCGGAGACCTCCCCTTCCTCACCTCCCTCATGTTCCACCACCTCCCTAACTTGGTCGGCCCCATCCCCCCAGCCATTGGCCGCCTTTCCAAACTCCGTTTTCTCGACATCAGCTGGACCAACGTATCCGGCCCAGTCCCCAACTTCCTTGCCAGCCTCCCCTCACTCACCGGCCTCGACCTCTCCTTCAACAATCTCTCCGGCCCCATCCCCTCAGCCCTCGCTCACGCCCCTGCCAGCCTCAACTCCATCGATCTCAGCCGCAACAAACTCACTGGTCCGCTCCCGCCAGGGATCTTCTCCAACACCTCCGGGGCCTACCTGCGCCTCTCCCACAACGGACTCTCCGGCGAGGTCCCGCCGTCGTACGGCGCGGTGGAGTTCTTGCAGGTGGACCTGTCGCGTAACCGATTCACGGGGGACGCCTCCTTTCTGTTCGGACGGGGGAAGGGGACGCAGCAGATCGACCTCTCCAGGAACGTTTTCGAGTTCGACCTCGGGAAGGTGGAGTTCCCAGAGGCGGAGTTGATCGCGCTGGACTTGAACCACAACAAGATCTACGGCAGCATACCGAAGCAGATCGCCGAGGTGGAGAACCTCCAGCTGTTTAACGTGAGCTACAATAGGCTGTGCGGGGAAATTCCCACCGGCGGGAGGTTGGATCGCTTCGACCAATACTGCTACCTTCACAACAAGTGCTTGTGCAGCGCCCCGTTGCCGCCCTGCAACAAGGGAAGGGATGGAGATTGGTCAAGGTGGGGATAA